A DNA window from Ensifer sp. WSM1721 contains the following coding sequences:
- a CDS encoding adenylate/guanylate cyclase domain-containing protein, producing the protein MSIGNEFQRQAIAAHVVQRLAGPARAILGFQELLGEQARDLGLTHIQTDLERIGAAARQLNGLIDGLIEGKDCPSQEGGAEAEARLRHDLRTPLNAIIGYAEMILDEVGDQHQHTLGEDLGEILAAAAELLKQVDAIAGLSRGGALELQPGDQTEIDAAELERLLFRTEHEPWPDQGGRILVVDDVASNRDLLSRRLRREGHRVVTADSGLSALQRLNEDEFDVILLDILMPDMNGIEILSRLKAENRWRHVPVIMISGLSEVAAVARCIEAGADDYLTKPFNPVLLRARINSALEKKRWLDREHRYLQRIETEKRRADALIHAILPDQIVDRLQGGEEIIADRFEEVSILFADIVGFSPIAARLPPSDLVRRLDGMFSTFDLLTERHGVEKIKTIGDAYMAACGIPEPCADHADRIVALGKSMLQSLRDTFPDSDRFRVRIGIHSGPVVAGLIGRHRFVYDVWGETVNIASRLESQGAADRIQISEATRRALRGRWTLEPRCALDLRGIGAIEAYFVR; encoded by the coding sequence ATGAGTATCGGGAACGAATTTCAGCGCCAGGCCATCGCCGCCCATGTGGTGCAGCGGCTGGCCGGCCCGGCGCGGGCGATCCTGGGATTTCAGGAGTTGCTGGGAGAGCAGGCGCGAGACCTCGGTTTGACCCACATTCAGACGGACCTGGAGCGGATCGGAGCCGCCGCAAGGCAATTGAACGGCCTCATAGATGGCCTGATCGAAGGGAAGGACTGCCCTTCGCAGGAAGGGGGAGCAGAGGCGGAGGCAAGGCTCCGCCATGATCTGCGGACGCCGCTCAATGCCATTATCGGCTATGCGGAAATGATCCTCGACGAGGTCGGGGATCAGCATCAGCACACGCTGGGGGAGGATCTCGGTGAGATACTTGCCGCTGCGGCCGAGCTCCTGAAACAGGTTGATGCCATTGCCGGCCTTTCGCGCGGAGGAGCCCTCGAGCTGCAGCCGGGCGATCAAACCGAAATCGACGCAGCGGAGCTGGAACGCCTCCTCTTCAGGACCGAGCATGAGCCATGGCCCGATCAGGGTGGCAGGATCCTCGTCGTCGACGACGTCGCCAGCAATCGCGATCTTCTCTCCCGCCGGTTGCGCCGTGAAGGCCATCGCGTCGTCACTGCCGATTCCGGCCTGTCAGCGCTTCAAAGACTGAACGAAGACGAGTTCGACGTCATTCTGCTCGACATATTGATGCCGGACATGAACGGCATCGAGATTCTATCGCGGCTCAAGGCGGAGAACCGATGGCGCCACGTTCCGGTGATCATGATATCGGGCTTGAGCGAAGTCGCGGCCGTCGCCCGGTGCATCGAGGCGGGAGCTGATGACTACCTCACGAAGCCCTTCAATCCGGTCCTGCTGCGCGCCCGCATCAACTCCGCGCTCGAGAAGAAGCGCTGGCTCGACCGTGAGCACCGCTATCTGCAGCGGATCGAAACGGAGAAACGACGCGCCGATGCGCTTATTCACGCGATCCTGCCCGATCAGATCGTCGACCGCCTGCAGGGCGGCGAAGAGATCATCGCCGACCGCTTCGAAGAGGTTTCCATCCTATTCGCGGATATCGTCGGCTTCTCGCCCATTGCCGCACGGCTGCCGCCGTCCGATCTGGTCAGGCGGCTGGACGGGATGTTCAGCACGTTCGATCTCCTGACCGAGCGGCATGGCGTGGAGAAGATAAAGACGATCGGAGACGCCTATATGGCCGCCTGCGGCATCCCGGAGCCTTGCGCCGATCACGCCGACAGGATCGTAGCTCTCGGAAAGTCCATGCTGCAATCGTTGCGCGACACCTTCCCCGACAGCGATCGCTTTCGGGTTCGCATTGGAATCCATTCGGGGCCTGTCGTCGCCGGCCTGATCGGACGGCATCGCTTCGTCTACGACGTGTGGGGAGAAACCGTGAATATCGCGAGCCGCCTCGAATCCCAGGGGGCGGCCGATCGCATTCAGATCTCGGAGGCAACCAGGCGCGCCCTGCGG